A single window of Aspergillus flavus chromosome 4, complete sequence DNA harbors:
- a CDS encoding histone chaperone domain CHZ-domain-containing protein (unnamed protein product) has translation MDDNNQATTLSNDPAVNAPDTATLGRDKGKATQDPAPTDTSMDEGESDESENEDIMEEEDEDGGDDLAPIDSSNIISGRRTRGKTIDFVDAAQKLKDDEGEDDEDDEDFEP, from the exons ATGGACGATAACAACCAAGCCACCACTCTGAGCAATGATCCTGCCGTTAACGCACCCGATACCGCGACATTGGGCAGGGACAAGGGCAAGGCTACGCAGGATCCTGCTCCAACGGATACGAGCATGGACGAAGGTGAAAGCGATGAGAGTGAAAATGAAGACATT ATGGAAG aagaagatgaggatggcggAGATGACCTCGCGCCAATCGATTCCTCTAACATCATTAGCGGGCGAAGGACACGTGGAAAGACCATTGACTTCGTAGACGCCGCGCAAAAGCTCAAGGATgatgagggtgaggatgatgaagatgatgaggactTTGAACCTTGA